Proteins co-encoded in one Aspergillus luchuensis IFO 4308 DNA, chromosome 6, nearly complete sequence genomic window:
- a CDS encoding RNA polymerase II mediator complex head subunit MED22 (COG:S;~EggNog:ENOG410PTCK;~InterPro:IPR038427,IPR009332;~PFAM:PF06179;~go_component: GO:0016592 - mediator complex [Evidence IEA];~go_function: GO:0003712 - transcription coregulator activity [Evidence IEA];~go_process: GO:0006357 - regulation of transcription by RNA polymerase II [Evidence IEA]), producing MDSQPSSKALHYRINTNISQLLQRFENIMATATTESTSHTSTAVETYQLDVESTALVRAAEDILALTRTMKETWLFGKLDTLGEDEADVKRREELEMNAEAIQKAIEDGGFLKAAK from the exons ATGGATTCTCAACCGTCATCCAAAGCGCTTCACT ATcgcatcaacaccaacatctCGCAATTACTCCAACGGTTCGAGAACATCATGGCCACAGCAACT ACCGAAAGCACCAGCCACACCTCCACCGCCGTCGAGACATACCAGCTCGACGTGGAGTCCACAGCATTA GTCCGCGCCGCAGAAGACATCCTCGCCCTAACCAGAACAATGAAAGAAACCTGGCTATTCGGGAAACTCGACACACTAGGCGAAGACGAAGCGGACGTGAAACGGCGCGAGGAATTAGAGATGAATGCGGAGGCGATTCAAAAGGCTATTGAAGATGGGGGGTTTTTGAAGGCTGCTAAGTGA
- the DFR1 gene encoding dihydrofolate reductase (COG:H;~EggNog:ENOG410PPTW;~InterPro:IPR001796,IPR024072,IPR017925,IPR012259;~PFAM:PF00186;~go_function: GO:0004146 - dihydrofolate reductase activity [Evidence IEA];~go_function: GO:0050661 - NADP binding [Evidence IEA];~go_process: GO:0006545 - glycine biosynthetic process [Evidence IEA];~go_process: GO:0046654 - tetrahydrofolate biosynthetic process [Evidence IEA];~go_process: GO:0055114 - oxidation-reduction process [Evidence IEA]) produces MPPTPRPLTLIVATTPIPTPITTPTSTTESSSSSSSSSTPIRLGIGHSGTLPWPRIKTDMSFFARVTSRPPVPGTTNAIIMGRKTYDSVPAPLRPLAKRISTIITRDVEGLKPRVAREVEGRKAKLAASASAAASTSGGNGNAAQQQPATDAIVCGGLDEALQELETRYGDEGKLGKVFVIGGAEIYGAVLGAAKGGPGPVRIVMTNVEKKGYAEGDRGEVFECDTFFPVDEELFGEKEGWRRVTPEEVTEWVGEEVTGRWIEEGDVRVQMVGYERQ; encoded by the coding sequence ATGCCTCCCACACCCCGCCCCTTAACCCTCATCGTCGctaccacccccatcccaaccccaatcaccacccccaccagcaccaccgagagcagcagcagcagcagcagcagcagcaccccaATCCGCCTGGGCATCGGCCACTCCGGCACGCTCCCCTGGCCACGAATCAAAACCGACATGTCATTCTTCGCGCGGGTGACCTCCCGCCCGCCAGTCCCCGGAACCACCAACGCGATAATAATGGGGCGGAAGACGTACGATTCCGTGCCGGCGCCTCTGCGTCCGCTGGCGAAACGCATTAGCACGATCATTACAcgggatgtggaggggttgAAACCTAGGGTGGCGAGGGAGGTTGAGGGTCGGAAAGCTAAGTTGGCTGCGTCTgcgtctgctgctgcatctacATCTGGGGGTAATGGTAAtgctgcgcagcagcagcctgcTACGGATGCGATCGTGTGCGGGGGATTGGATGAGGCGctgcaggagctggagacgaggtatggagatgaagggaaACTAGGCAAGGTGTTTGTGATTGGTGGGGCGGAGATATATGGGGCTGTTTTGGGTGCTGCGAAAGGAGGGCCGGGGCCGGTGAGGATTGTGATGACGAatgtggagaagaaggggtaTGCGGAGGGGGATCGGGGGGAGGTGTTTGAGTGTGATACGTTTTTcccggtggatgaggagttgtttggggagaaggaggggtggaggagggttaCGCCGGAGGAGGTTACGgagtgggttggggaggaggttacGGGGAGGTGGAttgaggagggggatgtTAGGGTGCAGATGGTGGGGTATGAACGTCAATAG
- a CDS encoding chloride channel protein (COG:P;~EggNog:ENOG410PFDT;~InterPro:IPR001807,IPR014743;~PFAM:PF00654;~TransMembrane:10 (i188-213o267-290i376-393o399-415i427-451o463-480i501-522o542-562i601-619o625-649i);~go_component: GO:0016020 - membrane [Evidence IEA];~go_function: GO:0005247 - voltage-gated chloride channel activity [Evidence IEA];~go_process: GO:0006821 - chloride transport [Evidence IEA];~go_process: GO:0055085 - transmembrane transport [Evidence IEA]), producing MPRSIPPNLQGALPEAELPSGGSDARRTASRTAPPSPSAVRRTHSLLSEVQTPHEPSDPSMEVGETTSLLPKGNETRRGMPRRSYTNLSGNTGPDFNFRHTLMTGSIRRSRHHSRANSQAIRFSRRGSIDAEQAESLAASVKDGLTASFMDERSWYDQFTSTDWVHDSIIDGARLRELRKRKDIRGRLLAWLDGSQGWVLVALIGCITAAIAYSVDVTEEFIFDVKEGFCTTHWFHSRQSCCTGGSNCPAWRSWSQIYNPSGPDNYWVNYGMFIFWVVLLSVISCLLTLFTKTVVPSSVSLTTLDENLGAASSRSTKGNNANSNSPGSASSQQALSSAIPTRPAMVYYPAAGSGVAEVKVINSGFVLHGYLGFKTLLIKTFALVFSVSSGLSLGKEGPYVHIATCVGNICCRIFAKYNHNDGKRREVLSASAAGGVAVAFGAPIGGVLFSLEEVSYYFPPKTLFRTFFCCIAAALSLKFLNPYGTGKIVLFQVRYLGDWEMFEMAIFILLGVLGGALGALFIKASNLWARSFRRIWFIKRWPMIEVVLVAVLTGLVSFWNRYTKLPVSELMFELASPCDHESSSPTGLCPPEEGIGEIIRYLLVAFVIKSLLTVVTFGIKVPCGIYVPSMVVGGLLGRIVGHAAQYLVLTYPTSFLFGSSCPATAGMESCVTPGVYAMVAAGATMCGVTRLSVTLAVILFELTGSLDHVLPFSVAVLCAKWTADAIEPRSIYDMLTDMNSYPFLDSKHQPTSDAQLGDLVRPVRSSRIIDISGSSFVPARELRSKLQNLLMAGELDGGLPILRHGVLTGLIPAPELEYALDNLADEENTLCLMSLDGSSAVSDSEDEAETGRVDFGQYIDPSPLALDIHSPIDLVYQCFAKLGLRYLCVSHDGQYAGLVHKKAFVKYMKENE from the exons ATGCCTCGTTCAATCCCTCCTAATCTGCAAGGCGCTCTCCCGGAAGCCGAGCTTCCCTCCGGTGGATCGGACGCCCGCAGGACTGCCTCGCGAACAGCTCCCCCCTCGCCATCTGCCGTTCGACGAACCCATAGCCTTCTCTCTGAAGTCCAAACTCCCCATGAACCTTCGGATCCGAGTATGGAAGTAGGCGAAACCACGAGTCTTCTGCCGAAGGGCAATGAAACCCGGCGGGGTATGCCACGACGTTCATATACCAATCTTTCTGGAAATACGGGTCCCGATTTCAACTTTAGACACACCCTAATGACGGGAAGCATTCGCCGGTCGCGACACCATAGCCGCGCCAACTCCCAGGCGATCCGATTTAGTCGACGCGGGAGTATCGATGCGGAGCAGGCGGAAAGCTTGGCTGCTTCCGTCAAAGATGGCCTGACGGCTTCATTCATGGATGAGCGCAGCTGGTATGACCAGTTCACCTCCACTGACTGGGTTCATGACAGTATCATAGACGGGGCTCGGCTTCGGGAGCTGCGCAAGCGCAAGGATATTCGCGGTCGTCTGCTGGCATGGCTCGATGGCTCCCAGGGCTGGGTCCTGGTCGCATTGATTGGCTGTATCACGGCCGCGATAGCTTATTCGGTAGACGTGACTGAGGAATTCATCTTTGACGTGAAGGAAGGCTTTTGTACTACACACTGGTTCCACAGCCGTCAGAGCTGCTGTACAGGAGGCTCGAATTGCCCGGCGTGGCGGTCCTGGTCCCAGATCTACAATCCCTCAGGACCGGATAATTACTGGGTCAACTACGGCATGTTCATCTTCTGGGTGGTGCTTCTTTCTGTCATCTCGTGCCTCTTGACGCTGTTCACAAAGACCGTGGTTCCATCCTCGGTGTCGCTAACAACTTTGGATGAAAACCTGGGGGCGGCGTCGTCACGGAGTACAAAAGGAAACAATGCAAATAGTAATTCGCCCGGATCTGCTTCCAGCCAGCAGGCGCTTAGTTCCGCCATCCCCACGCGTCCTGCCATGGTTTACTATCCTGCGGCAGGTAGTGGAGTGGCTGAGGTCAAAGTCATTAACAGCGGCTTCGTTCTGCATGGATACCTTGGCTTCAAGACTCTCTTGATCAAAACCTTTGCGCTGGTGTTCAGCGTTTCGTCCGGCCTCAGCTTGGGCAAAGAAGGACCATACGTGCACATCGCGACATGTGTGGGCAATATTTGCTGTCGCATTTTTGCCAAGTATAACCACAACGATGGCAAGAGACGTGAGGTTTTGAGCGCAAGTGCTGCAggtggtgtggcggtagcatTCGGTGCCCCGATCGGTGGTGTCCTTTTCAGTTTAGAGGAAGTTAGCTACTATTTCCCTCCGAAGACTTTGTTCCGAACGTTTTTCTGCTGCATCGCAGCAGCTCTCTCCTTGAAGTTCCTCAATCCTTACGGCACAGGCAAGATTGTCTTGTTCCAGGTCCGCTATCTGGGCGACTGGGAGATGTTTGAAATGGCAATCTTTATCCTCCTAGGTGTCCTCGGTGGAGCGCTAGGTGCTCTGTTCATCAAGGCCTCGAACCTCTGGGCGCGGTCTTTCCGGAGAATTTGGTTTATCAAGCGTTGGCCAATGATCGAGGTCGTGCTTGTTGCTGTTTTGACCGGATTGGTTAGCTTTTGGAATCGTTACACCAAGCTACCCGTCTCCGAGCTTATGTTTGAGTTGGCTAGCCCTTGTGATCACGAGTCCTCATCGCCGACTGGTCTGTGTCCGccggaggaggggatcgGAGAAATTATTCGATATTTGCTTGTTGCGTTTGTCATCAAGAGTCTCCTCACGGTGGTGACGTTCGGAATCAAGGTGCCGTGTGGTATCTACGTCCCTTccatggttgttggtggtcttCTGGGCCGCATCGTTGGACATGCAGCACAGTACTTGGTACTGACATATCCcacctcttttctttttggatCGTCGTGTCCCGCCACCGCCGGCATGGAATCCTGCGTGACGCCAGGTGTGTACGCCATGGTCGCAGCAGGTGCAACCATGTGTGGAGTAACACGCCTGTCTGTTACACTCGCTGTCATTCTCTTTGAGCTCACGGGAAGTTTGGACCACGTGCTGCCATTCTCCGTGGCTGTCTTGTGTGCCAAGTGGACTGCTGACGCTATCGAACCTCGCAGCATCTAC GATATGTTGACCGATATGAATTCTTACCCGTTCCTGGACAGTAAGCATCAACCGACGTCGGATGCACAGCTGGGAGATCTCGTTCGGCCGGTTCGCTCCAGTCGTATCATTGACATTTCGGGCTCGTCCTTTGTGCCGGCACGCGAGCTACGTTCGAAACTTCAGAACCTGTTGATGGCGGGCGAACTCGACGGCGGTCTTCCGATCCTGCGCCATGGTGTCCTCACCGGTTTAATTCCCGCGCCTGAGCTGGAGTACGCACTGGACAACCTCGCGGACGAGGAGAACACCCTCTGCCTGATGAGTCTCGACGGCTCCTCGGCTGTTTCTGACAGCGAGGATGAAGCCGAAACCGGCCGCGTCGACTTTGGACAATACATTGATCCG TCCCCCCTTGCCCTCGACATCCATTCGCCTATCGACCTCGTGTATCAATGCTTTGCCAAGCTTGGTCTGCGCTATCTGTGCGTGTCGCATGATGGCCAGTATGCCGGCTTAGTACATAAGAAAGCCTTTGTGAAGTATATGAAAGAGAATGAGTGA